A window of the Cannabis sativa cultivar Pink pepper isolate KNU-18-1 chromosome X, ASM2916894v1, whole genome shotgun sequence genome harbors these coding sequences:
- the LOC115716793 gene encoding L10-interacting MYB domain-containing protein-like: MEKEKYICTKSDVAVPRGKAIWNSESVNFFLEFCIKEVDDGHRPTTYLDKIGYLNLITNMKKATGRDYTRAQLKNKWDGLKNEWKLWKQLKGKETGLGWSMQKNTIDATEDWWNSKLQTHPDAAKFRIRGIEPEVEEKLDRIFMNTVATGEHAWTPSSGIIPSESEKPFNDTETLHEQLESSDDDLETPNIDRFSKEKISKRSTEPLEKQNKKVKNEKGKMKKTGPVMIFEQIGRLADAVETRSRNIEIARKENSIAEVMKILNSLPEIEKGSNLYLFATRLFIMKEKREMFVSLEEPELMLTWLRNEYTLEYL, from the exons atggagaaagaaaaatatatttgtacTAAAAGTGATGTAGCAGTACCACGAGGTAAAGCAATATGGAATTCTGAGAGTGTGAATTTTTTCTTGGAATTCTGTATCAAAGAGGTTGATGATGGACATCGTCCTACTACTTATTTAGATAAAATTGGATATCTAAACTTGAttacaaatatgaaaaaagCAACTGGAAGAGATTACACTAGAGCCCAACTGAAAAATAAGTGGGATGGATTGAAAAATGAATGGAAGCTTTGGAAGCAACTCAAGGGAAAAGAAACTGGTTTAGGATGGAGTATGCAAAAGAATACAATTGATGCAACTGAAGATTGGTGGAATAGTAAATTACAG ACTCATCCTGATGCTGCAAAGTTTCGCATTCGGGGAATTGAACCAGAGGTAGAGGAAAAATTAGATAGGATTTTTATGAACACTGTTGCTACAGGAGAGCATGCTTGGACACCTTCATCTGGAATAATTCCATCTGAGTCTGAAAAGCCTTTTAATGATACTGAAACCTTACATGAACAACTTGAGAGCAGTGATGATGATCTAGAGACGCCTAATATTGATAGATTTTCTAAAGAGAAAATTAGCAAGAGATCAACCGAGCCACTtgagaaacaaaataaaaaggtgaaaaatgaaaaagggAAAATGAAGAAGACAGGGCCTgtaatgatatttgaacaaattGGTCGCCTTGCTGATGccgtggagacaagaagtagaAATATTGAAATAGCTAGAAAGGAGAATAGTATTGCCGAAgttatgaaaatattaaattctttGCCTGAAATCGAAAAAGGGAGCAActtgtatttatttgcaactcgCTTGTTTATCatgaaagagaagagagagatgtTTGTTTCATTGGAAGAACCTGAGTTGATGCTTACTTGGCTCAGGAATGAGTATACTCTGGAATACTTATAA
- the LOC115709248 gene encoding protein BYPASS1-LIKE, with the protein MPATDYQGSATGFASIGRSMDGVGSHHDSQSGLEIELEAFQRQVADRFLDLCSSSSAAAAVVGSEELLSVQWVRKLLDVFLCCQEEFRAILFNHKSMVLRPPLDRMVSDYFERSVKALDVCNAVRDGIEQIRQWQKLLEIVLIALDGNRNLGEGQFRRAKKALIDLAIGMLDEKDPGSTLAHRNRSFGRNNFSRDHHRQLGHFRSLSWSVSRSWSAARQLQAIANNVSAPRANEVVATGGLAVAVFTMNSVLLFVMWALVAAIPCQDRGLQVHFPVVHRNLPWSGPMTSLHERIIEESKKRDRKNACGLLKEIHQIEKCSRVMSELTDSVQFPLTEEKETEVRQRVEELSQVCGALKNGLDPLERQVREVFHRIVRSRTEGLDSLGKASYSE; encoded by the coding sequence ATGCCCGCTACGGATTACCAAGGTTCAGCCACTGGGTTTGCGAGTATTGGTCGGTCCATGGACGGCGTAGGTAGTCACCATGATTCCCAGTCTGGGCTTGAGATCGAGCTCGAAGCTTTTCAGAGACAAGTTGCTGATCGTTTTCTCGATTTGTGTTCTTCATCTTCGGCGGCGGCGGCTGTAGTTGGGTCTGAGGAGCTTCTTTCTGTTCAATGGGTTCGGAAACTTTTAGATGTTTTCCTCTGTTGTCAAGAGGAGTTCAGAGCTATTTTGTTCAATCATAAATCGATGGTGCTCAGACCACCGTTGGATCGGATGGTTTCAGACTACTTTGAACGGAGTGTGAAGGCTTTAGACGTTTGTAATGCTGTCAGAGATGGGATTGAACAGATCAGACAATGGCAGAAGCTATTAGAGATCGTTCTCATAGCCTTAGACGGAAACAGAAACCTCGGGGAAGGTCAATTCCGCCGAGCTAAGAAAGCCCTAATCGATTTAGCGATCGGTATGCTCGATGAGAAGGATCCCGGCTCAACTCTAGCTCACCGGAACCGCTCATTTGGCCGGAACAACTTTTCCCGCGATCACCACCGTCAATTGGGTCATTTCCGATCACTTTCTTGGAGCGTTTCGCGGTCTTGGTCGGCCGCCAGACAGCTCCAGGCGATCGCCAACAACGTGAGCGCACCGCGAGCCAACGAAGTGGTGGCCACCGGGGGATTAGCCGTGGCGGTTTTCACTATGAATTCGGTGTTGTTGTTTGTAATGTGGGCTTTGGTTGCAGCCATACCTTGCCAGGACAGGGGTCTTCAGGTCCATTTCCCTGTGGTCCACCGTAACTTACCGTGGTCTGGCCCCATGACATCTCTACACGAGAGGATTATTGAGGAATCCAAGAAAAGGGACAGGAAAAACGCTTGTGGGCTTTTGAAGGAGATTCATCAGATTGAGAAATGCTCTAGAGTTATGAGCGAGTTAACAGATTCTGTTCAGTTCCCATTAACGGAAGAGAAAGAAACTGAGGTGAGGCAAAGAGTTGAAGAACTTTCTCAAGTTTGTGGTGCCTTAAAGAATGGATTGGACCCTTTGGAACGCCAAGTTAGGGAAGTGTTTCATAGAATTGTTCGGAGCCGTACAGAAGGGCTTGATTCTTTGGGAAAAGCTAGCTATTCTGAATAA
- the LOC133032189 gene encoding S-protein homolog 2-like, which yields MEASIDNKLGIGKNLSVHCQSKDDDLGEHSISNDESFKWEFSPNVWETTLYFCVLGWERVRSYEFDAYSFGRDRSRCETRCAWLVSIEGIYALNDQTTLWEFFYPWPPLS from the coding sequence ATGGAAGCAAGCATAGATAATAAATTGGGGATTGGTAAGAATCTAAGTGTGCATTGCCAATCAAAAGATGATGATTTGGGAGAGCATAGCATATCAAACGACGAGTCGTTTAAGTGGGAGTTCTCGCCCAATGTTTGGGAAACGACATTATATTTCTGCGTTTTGGGATGGGAAAGAGTGAGGAGTTATGAGTTTGATGCTTATTCTTTCGGAAGAGACCGGAGTCGATGTGAGACTCGTTGTGCTTGGCTCGTCTCCATTGAAGGCATTTATGCCTTAAATGACCAAACTACCCTTTGGGAGTTTTTCTACCCTTGGCCACCTCTCTCTTAA
- the LOC115709218 gene encoding inactive protein RESTRICTED TEV MOVEMENT 2 yields the protein MELELGLKITKSTDDITSTTTNLRIAKDSSGPVFISRETDTKFILTAHLKGFVREQIGININEEGTEISISGERPVKELVMSGWMMQKKEVELKGFIKVFRIPDGVILDRIKAKFNNQESVLTIVIPKSSKGIRGVGIEEVKEEEVVNKDETDHATISEEQTHKIMPRTEELKVDEPKSDESNGVDEMSKRNETRIEPEIITNEETFQEIKPTQPLPSEEEAKRKELPGIKEETCEEGLEPVHVIEENKDEDKECSSSCGDDDDESAMVEKQEAIEEKGKDKASGGSSRRIKLCVPCVIAGSTIIVSIVVFAVHWIRTKKREVH from the exons ATGGAGTTAGAATTAGGACTCAAAATCACCAAAAGTACAGATGATATTACTTCCACCACCACCAACCTAAGGATAGCCAAAGACTCCTCAGGCCCTGTTTTTATCTCTAGGGAAACTGATACTAAGTTCATCCTCACTGCCCATCTAAAAG GTTTTGTAAGAGAACAAATTGGGATCAATATCAATGAAGAAGGAACAGAAATCTCTATTAGTGGGGAAAGGCCAGTTAAGGAGTTGGTAATGTCTGGATGGATGATGCAGAAGAAGGAAGTGGAGTTGAAAGGATTCATCAAAGTTTTTCGCATACCGGATGGCGTAATTTTGGATCGAATCAAAGCGAAATTCAACAACCAAGAATCTGTTTTAACAATAGTCATTCCAAAATCAAGTAAAGGAATTAGAGGTGTTGGGATTGAAGAAGTGAAAGAAGAAGAGGTTGTTAATAAAGATGAGACTGATCATGCTACTATTAGTGAAGAACAAACTCATAAGATCATGCCAAGAACTGAAGAATTGAAAGTTGATGAGCCAAAGAGTGATGAATCTAATGGGGTTGATGAAATGTCTAAAAGAAATGAGACAAGAATTGAACCTGAGATTATAACAAATGAAGAAACATTTCAAGAAATTAAGCCAACACAACCATTACCAAGTGAAGAAGAAGCAAAGAGAAAAGAGTTACCTGGAATAAAAGAGGAGACTTGtgaagagggtttggaacctgtTCATGTAATAGAAGAAAACAAAGATGAAGATAAGGAATGTAGTAGTAGttgtggtgatgatgatgatgagtctGCCATGGTGGAAAAACAGGAAGCAATTGAAGAAAAGGGTAAGGATAAAGCAAGTGGTGGAAGTTCAAGAAGGATTAAGTTGTGTGTTCCTTGTGTCATAGCAGGTTCTACCATTATTGTCTCCATTGTTGTGTTTGCAGTTCATTGGATCAGAACCAAGAAAAGAGAGGTTCACTAA
- the LOC115709201 gene encoding early nodulin-like protein 18: MEFSISYLIILLSILLSLLSQTCQSTKILVDGVSEWKDPTVHVGDSVIFKHKYHYKLYIFQNEKAFNLCNFTQATLLSKPNATSYMWYPSRSGFFYFTFNNGSLSSTCQGSKKLAVKVTSSPERSAISPKLPPMKAPAPSSGGVVSSSPTYPWPFRPKEAASPAPGPYATSPAVIPSLVPDKGGGIPFINSNPAVPLPTGEVDSATIRPLPMSSHGGQVMMGCFGVQMAMLCMVLLLL, translated from the exons ATGGAGTTTTCAATTTCATACCTCATCATCTTGCTCTCTATTCTTCTCTCTTTACTCTCCCAAACTTGTCAATCCACAAAAATACTTGTTGATGGAGTTTCTGAGTGGAAGGACCCCACTGTTCATGTGGGAGATTCTGTTA TTTTCAAGCACAAATATCACTACAAGCTCTACATTTTCCAGAATGAAAAAGCCTTCAATCTCTGTAATTTCACTCAAGCCACACTTCTAAGCAAACCCAATGCCACTTCTTACATG TGGTACCCATCTCGCTCTGGTTTCTTCTACTTCACTTTCAACAATGGCTCTCTCAGTAGTACCTGCCAAGGCTCCAAAAAGCTCGCCGTGAAAGTGACTTCTTCACCGGAAAGATCTGCCATTTCCCCGAAACTTCCTCCGATGAAGGCTCCGGCACCAAGCTCAGGTGGAGTAGTGTCATCATCTCCGACTTATCCGTGGCCGTTTCGCCCCAAAGAAGCTGCCTCTCCGGCGCCGGGACCTTACGCAACATCTCCGGCGGTTATTCCGTCGTTAGTGCCGGACAAAGGAGGCGGTATTCCGTTTATTAACAGTAATCCGGCGGTTCCTCTGCCCACCGGAGAAGTTGACTCTGCTACTATTCGACCTTTACCCATGTCCAGCCATGGAGGCCag GTGATGATGGGGTGTTTTGGAGTACAAATGGCTATGTTATGTATGGTTCTTTTATTGCTGTAA